The region CGCGCGAAGTCGGGCTTGTACCGCGCTCCCGCGGTCCGCCGCGTCCATATTCCGAAAGGTGATGGGCGGATGCGGCCACTGGGCATCCCGACGTTCGAGGACAAGGTGCTGCAACGCGCAGTGGTGATGGTTCTGGAAGCGGTGTACGAGCAGGACTTCCTGCCGTGCAGTTTCGGCTTCCGGCCCGGCCGCTCAGCGCACGATGCACTGCGGACGCTGCGAGAGGGAGTGATGTCGCTGGGGGGTGGCTACGTGGTGGAGGCAGACATTCGTGACTGCTTCGGCACGCTTGCGCACCACCATCTTCGGGAGATCCTGCGCCAGCGGATGCGTGACGGCGTGCTGACGCGCCTGATCGGCAAGTGGCTGAATGCGGGTGTGCTGGACGCCGGGAGCATTGTGCAGCCGGAATCGGGTACGCCTCAGGGTGGGGTGATCTCACCGATCCTCGCGAACGTGTACCTGCACACCGTGCTCGACGTGTGGTTCGAGACGATGGTGAAGTCGCGTCTGCGCGGACGAGCGTACCTCGTCCGTTACGCCGACGACTTCGTGATCGTGTTCGAGTACCGCGACGACGCGGAGCGGGTCTATGCGGTCCTGCCGCAGCGGTTTGCGAAGTACGGCTTGACGCTCCATCCCGAGAAGACGAAGCAATTGAACTTCGAGCGCCCCGGTGACGGCAGCGCCCCCGAGGGTCCCGAGAGCTTCGACTTTCTCGGTTTCACGCACCTGTGGCAGCGCTCGCTGCGTGGCTACTGGGTCGTGAAGCAGAAGACGGCGGCCAAGCGCCTCCGCCGCGCCCTGAGCGCCGTGGGGGTCTGGTGTCGCCAGAATCGCCATCGGCCGGTTCGAGAACAGCACGCGACCCTGAGCCGCAAGGTCAAGGGCCACTGCGCGTACTACGGGATCACGGGTAACTCGGCGGCACTCTGGCTCTTCCGGAGCGGACTGCTCAAGCTGTGGCGAAAGTGGCTCATGCGCCGCTCCGCCTCCGCTCGCCGACCATGGGAATGGTGGCTCGCCTTCTGTGCGCGCTATCCGCTGCCCCCCGCGGTCGCCATCCACTCGCAACTTCGTCACCAGTGAGACCGTGCCACGAAGAGCCGGATGCGGGAATCCTGCACGTCCGGATCTGTGGGAAGCCAGGGCTGGCAACAGCCCTGGCTGACCCGACTCCCTCCCTGAGCAAGGTCTTCCCGCAACCGTCGAACCCGTTGCCCTCGGAACCGAGCCTCTTCGCGAGGTCTTCCTCGGCATGCGCGGCTGCCGGTTGCAGAGAGCAATCCTGGAGTTCTTCCTCGAGCACGGCGCGATCGACTTCGACGAACTCGGAGTTCGCCTTGGAGTCGCGCGCCGACTCCTCATCAAGGCCAGTGCTCGGCTGGCTGCGCGGCTGCGAAGAAAAAACCAGAAATCCCTGCGAAACCCGTCCTCTCGATCAGCCTTGGGGATGGAGCCGAGGTGAAACCCGCGCGGCGCGGGCCACGGACTCCAGTTCGGTCCAGACCACCCGTGCCCCGGAGCATCGCGCAATGTACATCGGACAGTTCCTCCCCAACGGCGCGATCATCTTCAGCCCTTGGTTCCCGAGGGAAGCGGACAACGCCATCTTCACCTTCGAGACCATCGACAACGATGGGTCGGGAAGCCTGACAGTGGACGTCT is a window of Polyangiaceae bacterium DNA encoding:
- the ltrA gene encoding group II intron reverse transcriptase/maturase, which encodes MTETKSSTFISPGLQWVARKATEHPEWVFTTLAHHIDLDLLREAFRRTRKDGAVGVDGVTAAEYEGDLEANLQSLLDRAKSGLYRAPAVRRVHIPKGDGRMRPLGIPTFEDKVLQRAVVMVLEAVYEQDFLPCSFGFRPGRSAHDALRTLREGVMSLGGGYVVEADIRDCFGTLAHHHLREILRQRMRDGVLTRLIGKWLNAGVLDAGSIVQPESGTPQGGVISPILANVYLHTVLDVWFETMVKSRLRGRAYLVRYADDFVIVFEYRDDAERVYAVLPQRFAKYGLTLHPEKTKQLNFERPGDGSAPEGPESFDFLGFTHLWQRSLRGYWVVKQKTAAKRLRRALSAVGVWCRQNRHRPVREQHATLSRKVKGHCAYYGITGNSAALWLFRSGLLKLWRKWLMRRSASARRPWEWWLAFCARYPLPPAVAIHSQLRHQ